AAAAAGGCGAAAGCTGCGCAGGTCGCCGCGAAGAAAGAAGAGCCTAAGCCGAAACCAAAACCCGAACCGAAGCCGGAGCCAAAGCCCGAACCGAAACCCGAGCCGAAGCCGGTAGTTGAAAAAAAAGCGGCGCCGCCACCGCCACAAAAAAAAATTGAAGCACCGAAGGTTGTAAAAGCGCCTGAGCCGAAACAGGAACCGCCTGAAGTGAAGGCGCCGATCGAGCCGGCGAAGGAAGAGGCTCCTCCGCCACCTCCGCAAGCCGAGCCGACGGAGGTGGCCAAAGGGGAGCCCGAGCCGGTGGCCGAGAGCACGGTCGATCTTGATGCGGAATACATCACCCCCGAGCTGAAGTGGTACATTGAAATCATCCGGCGCAAAGTCTGGCAGAACTGGATCGAACCGTTGCATGCGCTCAGGTTGGGGACAAGTGCGAGAGTGGTCATACGTTTTGAAATTGGTCGTGACGGAAGTTTGGTTTCGGAGCCGGTGGTTTTCGAATCGTCGAATATCTTTGAGTTGGATCAATCCGGCTATCGCGCAGTGCTGCGATCGGCCCCGTTTCCGCCTCTTCCGGAAGGATATACCGGAACGAGTTTGGGCGTACGTTTCGGTTTCGCATATGGAGAAAGTGCATGAAGTATCTTTTCGTTAAAATTCTCTTTGTTTTTCTTCTCGTTAGTTGGCCGGTCGCACTTCGCGGGGAAAGCGATATCATCATTGATATTATTGAGCCGGGGACTGCGAAAATTAAAATCGGGATTCCTCCTATCGTTCTCGATCCCGGCACTCGTTTGCAAACGACCGCAAACGCGGCCGCCGAATTCGCGCAAGTTCTACGCGACGACCTGGATTTCACCGGGATTTTCGAAGTCTATCCTTCACCTCCGATAAATGTGAGAGTAAGCCAGGGCGAATTCGTTCCGCTCAAGTCATGGGTTCCGCTCGACGTACAGGCGGCCTTTCAAGGGCGCTGCAAAGAAACCGGCGGCGCCGTCGCTTTCGAATGTGAACTTTATGATGTCGAATCTGAAAGTCGCATCGTCGGCAAGTCTTATAAAGGGACCACGCGAGACGTGCGCACGATCGCTCATGCGTTTTCCGATGAAATCGTTTACCGCTACACCGGCAAACCCGGAATCGCCCATACCTCAATAGCTTACACCAGAGAGAAGGGCGGCTCTAAAGAAATCCATATCATGAATTACGACGGACATGGCTCCTATCAGCTTACCTACGACAAGTCTATCGCGCTTTCCCCCAGTTGGTCGCCCGATGGCACAAAAATTGTTTTCACTTCTTACCGCGATCATAACCCGGACGTTTACTTGATAGACTTGAAAGCCAGAAGCTCCAAGCGAATCTCGGCGTATGTGGGGCTCAATACAACTCCAGTGTTTTCGCCTGATGGCAAAACCGTGGCCCTTACTCTGAGCAAGGATGGAAACCCAGAACTGTACCTGCTCGCGCTCAAGGACGGCTCGCTTACGAGACTCACGAGGAATTCCGCCGCGGATACTTCCCCTTCCTGGTCCCCGAACGGCAGGGAAATAGCCTTTGTTTCAGACCGATCCGGCTCGCCGCAGGTATATATCGTCGACCGCGAAGGAGTTTACGTCCGCAGGCTGACCTATTCCGGATCGTATAATACTTCGCCCGATTGGTCGCCACAGGGGGATAGAATTGCCTACGTGTCGATGGTCAATGGCAAACCTGACATATTTACCATCGGTCCAACCGGAGCCGACGCCCGCAGAATAACCACAAACGGCGGAAACGAAGACCCGGTCTGGTCGCCCGATGGCAAGTACATTGCGTTTTCCGGGAAACGAAATGGCGTAAGAGATATCTATTTGATGAGAGCTGATGGTTCAGGTATTAAACAGGTTACCTTCGGAGGAGGTGATCATATGTCACCTGCGTGGTCTTCCTAAAGAACCACACGGGGAAGATCTGTAGTCGTTCGCTTGAGCAATTGATTTTTTTAAGGAAAATGTGATTTGAGAGAGAAGGAGGCGGGAGATGCGTCGCATTACAATTGGCTTGATGCTCCTGATGTTTACTGTGACTTCAATCGGGATCGGGTGCGCCCGCAAAAGCGGAGCGGTCACTGCGAAATTCCCGGAGGAATCAAAAAGCGCCGCGGCAACGACTTCGACGGCTGACAAGGAGGCCGAAGCCAGGCTTGGCGAAGGCGCAGCCACTGGATTCGAAGAAGGCGATCTCGCTCTGTTGCAGAGCAACAGACCTGGAGACCTTGTCTTTACCGACGCCGGCGAATCTTTGAAAAGCGTATACTTTGACTACGACAGTTCCGCCCTTTCACCCGAAGCGAAAGCGACGTTGGAACAAGTCGCTCAGTGGCTCAAGCAGAATCCCACGAAAAACATTCGGATCGAGGGAAATTGCGACGAGCGCGGAACTACCGAGTACAACCTTGCCCTTGGCGAGCGCAGATCTCTCGCCGCACGACGCTACCTGATCAGCCTGGGCATCAGCTCCGACCGCATTTTCACGATCAGTTACGGCGAGGAAAAACCGGCCGTCGATGGGCATGATGAGTCGGCTTGGAAGTTCAACAGGCGTGATGATTTTGCGATATCGCTGTAGACGTTGATGTCCCCAACGCGATATCACCAAGCGAAAGGGGGATAGATGGAACATTTATCCAAGGCCTGGCTGCTGGGGGTGTGTGTGCTCTCCTATTTTTTCATGGGGCAGGCAGGATGTCAGACGCTCACTTCGCAAGAGGATATTACTTACATAAGGTCCGACCTGGTTCGCATGAGGCGCGACATCGAGGAAATCAAGCAGGATCTTAATGCGCCGGACGCTTCAAGTAATCAGGATATCCTCCGCAACCAGGCGGCGCAACGGGAAGCTCTGATAGAATTGCATGAGGGCCAGCAGCGTCTGGAGAGCAAAACGGAGGAATCCTCCTACCAATTGGAGTCGCTCAAGCAGGAGCTTACAAACCTCAAGTTGAACCTGGTCAACCAGATGGAAGCCTTGCGGGCAATGAGCAAGCCGGTTCAACCGCCTCCTGCTGCTGGACAGCCGTATAGCAGCCAGCAACCGCCCGCGCAGTCGCCACTCTCTTCGACTCCTGCATCCCCTCAACAGCCGGGCCCTGTGCAAGCGGCTCCTCAACGGCAGATTCCTTCGCCGCCTCCTGTGCCTGCGATTCCGCCTGTGCCCTCGCCTTCGGTGGCTCCTTCAATGCCGCCGGTGCCTCCAGTCCCGTCGGCGCCGTCTTCTCCCCAGGCGCAGGCTATACCCTCGCAAGACGCGGGCGATGTTCGGGTCGCCCCGCCACCGGTTGATGTTATTGATTACACGAAGCTGTATGATACGGCCTACGAGGATTACGTGCGGCAGAAATATTCCCTTGCGCGCAGCGAGTTCGAAGAATATTTGCGGCGATTTCCGGAAACTGATCTTGCCGATAACGCTCAGTACTGGATCGGCGAGTGCTACTTCGCCGAGGGGAAGTATGAAGAGGCCGCAAACTCCTTCAAACTGGTCGTCGAAAGGTATCCAACCGGCAACAAGGTTCCTCGTGCCTTGTTGAAGGCGGGCTACGCTTTCCTGCAACTAGGGCGCGACTCTGATGCGAAAGAAATGTTTCAGCAGGTGATTGATGCCTACCCGCTTTCCAGCGAAGCCGATCAGGCAAAGATAAAACTCAGGGCACTCCAGGAGTAGAGCCTAGGTATGGCGCCTTGCGTTGACAAAGGCAATGCGCTGCAATATACTATCCCTAGGGCGGGGCGCTTAGCTCAGTTGGTTGGAGCGCTGCGTTCACATCGCAGAGGTCACTGGTTCGAGTCCAGTAGCGCCCACAGAATCATGCTTATAAGGGCTTGCACCAAGGTTCACAACCGTGGATGCAAGCTTTTTTGTTCCCCCCGATCGTCTTCAACCGCCTATCCGGGGTTGACAAGGAATCCCATGATCTGGTAGCATGTTGCCACTGTATCAGGCAGAAGTTGACTTCATACCTAATGATGTAAGTTTGGAAGTTCTTCCGCTTGCGCCTGTCGCAGTTCGGGATCGACGCAAGCGCCTTTTTTTGGTTGGATAGTTACGTTTAGGGCGCTGATATCCGCTGGCATGGAACTTGCCTTTCAACCTGGTGATTTCGACAAAGACTGAGGCATGATCAAATATATGAACGCTGGGATTTCGGGGAGGTTTGCCGCGGGCTTGTTTTGGGTGGCTCTCCTCTCGATCTTCGGCTGTCAAACCCTGAGAACATCGGAGCCTGCTTTCACCGTCCGGGTGCGTCATATTTCCGATTTTCAGGCTCACGAGGATCACGTAGTCCATCTGCATGAAGGCTTTTTCATTGCCGATACCGATTTATATGTGAAACTGCAGCGTTTTGTCCCGGATTTTGAATTGAATATGAACTCTAAAGAGGTCGTTTCGCGTTCCAACGAACCTCTGAACCCGGCTCTCCAACTGGCTGTTTCCTTCCAAGAGGACCTGTTGTACGAGTCATGGATTCTCTACCAGAACCTCATTCCACACGCAATCCATGAGCCGGGATACTACTTCCAATTCATTGCGTATGAAGACTTAAAATAGCATGTACTGTGGGAAAAGGTAATTTGAAATTGCAGATGGCGGCTCATTTGTTCCGATTCCGGTTGCTTGCTGTCTTTATTCTGTTCTCGATCATATCGGTTGCATTTGTGCATTGCGCGGAGACGCAACCCTCGCGCAGACGCATGGGTAAGGCATGTCTTGACTGCCATGAAGATATGCGTCCACGCCTTTCTGATAAAGTCGCACACCAGCCGTTCAGGGATCAGGATTGCGAGCAATGCCATAAGCGACATGGACTGCTGAAAACCCTCCTCTTGAAATCCCCTGATGCGTCGCTCTGTTTCCCGTGTCACGAAGAGCAAAAAGCGATTTTCGATCAGCCCGTGCAGCATTTCCAGAACGAGCAAGGGGTATGCTGGAAATGTCACGACCCGCATTCGAGCTCGAATGAATCGCTTTTGAAAGAAAGCGGCGAGGGTCTGTGCGCAACTTGCCATCCGGACAAGGAGGAATTCCAACGGGCGGTCGTCCATTCCCCGGTGAAGGAAGAAAAATGCCTCACCTGCCACGTCGCACATTCGGGCTCCACTGACCAATTGTTGAGAAAGCCGGAGGTCGAGGTGTGCGCCGGCTGCCATTCGGCCCAGCAGCCTCCTTTCGCCCAAAAACATCAAAATTACGACGTGTCACAGAGCAAATGCAGTTCCTGCCACAATCCGCATTCTTCGACGGGCGATGGCCTTCTTCAGCTTTCATTCCATCCGCCGGCGGGGGAGGATTGCCAGGCATGTCATACTCCGCCCCAGGAAGGAACCAAGCCCAAGCTGCTCCAGAGCGGCGGCAAGCTTTGCTTTACCTGCCACTCGGATGTCCAGGACGAACTAAAGCTCACCAATGTGCATCCGCCTTTCGGCGGAGACGAATGCGGCGAGTGTCATCTCCCGCACGGGTCGCGCTTTCCGGCGTTGCTGGCAAGCCGGCAGGAACAGGTATGCAATCGCTGTCATGATGATGAGATTATTTTCCCGAAATCGAAACAGGTTTCAAGTCATGACCCGCTCGAGAAGGGGGATTGCTCGGCCTGCCATGATGCCCATGCAAGTGAACAGCCGTATCTGGCGAAGCAGCCCGGCAAGCAACTCTGCCTGCAATGTCACCACGATCATGAGGCTTTCAAGAGCAAGAATCAGCATGAGCCTTTCAAAGAAGGCGAATGCCTCAAATGTCATGGTCCTCATACCTCCACGTTTGCCGCATTACTGCGTGACCGAACATACAATGTTTGCACCGAATGCCATTCTGCTGTCAAGGAACAGGGGCAACACCAAAATATTCACGATCCTTTCGGCGCAGGACGATGCGAAAAATGTCACGACGCTCACGGGAGTGATCAACAGAATTTCCTGATCTCGGGCGAACCGGGTTTGTGCTACGGCTGCCATTCGGATTTGGAAGAGAAGCTGAAGGTTGGCGAGAAGCACGCCCCCGCCGGATCGGGAGAGTGTTCAACATGTCATCCCGCCCACTCAAGCAGGCAAGAGAAGCTTCTGCACGTTTCATCACAGGAGCTGTGCTATCAGTGTCACGAAGATTTCAGTGAGAAAGGCGAGGCCGATCATGTGCATGAACCGGTGCGGCAACGTAACTGCCTCGGCTGCCATGAAGCGCATGTGGCAAGCGGCGAATCCCTCTTGAAGAAAGACGGCTCCTCCCTTTGCTATGAATGTCATACCAGCCAAAAGGAACTCTTCGTAAAAGATGTCATACATGAACCGGTGGGCGGGGGGGACTGCCTGACCTGCCACGAGCCGCATATCAGCAAATTCACATCGCTCGTCGTCGATAAGACAAGCGTGCTCTGCGCCTCATGTCACGATGTGAACGTTGATGAGTTTCTAAAATCCCACAGGGGATATGACGTAGCCAAAGCGGATTGCAGCGGCTGCCATGACCCGCATGCCTCCGCGAAGAATGGGTTGTTGCCGGCTTTCATTCATGAACCATACGGATCATTCCGTTGCGAGCTATGTCATTGAGGAAGACCTGAGCGAAAGCCGCTGAGATTGCTTGATGAAAAAGAAACACATACAAATTCCTCTTCTGTTGGCGGCCCTTCTTCTTATCTGCCCGCTTCTGGTGGAACAATCATACGGCGCGGGAAAAGAGATCGTCAGGAAAAAGGATTATCAGAAGCTATGCTACACCTGTCATAAGGATCTGAAAGACAGTTGGCAAGGAAAGCAGGTGCACGCGCCGGTTGGGCTTGGAAATTGCGTCGGCTGCCATAATCCCCATGCCTCAAATAATTCGAAACTTGTCGCCGCTCCAAGAAGCAGATATTGCTTCAATTGCCATGGAGAGGACCCATCGGAATTTGAATCCGAATATTCGCACCTGCCGGTCAAAGAGGGGCAATGCCTCAGTTGTCACCAGCCTCATGCGTCTGCAAATCCCTCCCTGTTGAGCGTCGGTAAGAAGGACCTCTGTTATACATGTCATCAAGATGAGAAAAAGGAGTTCGCCCAAGAGCATGTACATGCACCGGTCGAAAAGGCGGAGTGCCTGCAATGCCATTCTGCACACTCTTCGCCCCGACACAATCTGCTGCGCAAATCCAGCTCACAGCTGTGCGTACAATGCCACGATGGCACCAATTCCAGCTTCAATAATGCTCATGCCGGCTACCCGGTGGGTAAGGCGGGATGCGCCGATTGTCACGACCCGCATGCATCCGCCGAAAAGGCGCTTACCAGAAAAGTCGCCCATGTGCCTATGGTTAAGAAGCTCTGTTCATACTGCCACAGGGAGCCGGACAGCTCAAAGCCGTTTTCTTTGGTCAAGTCCGAAGACAGCCTATGCCGCTCGTGCCA
The nucleotide sequence above comes from Candidatus Abyssobacteria bacterium SURF_5. Encoded proteins:
- a CDS encoding TonB family protein, whose protein sequence is MLMYSVLIHVCLALTFVFVKVLNLPFRKPFQPVVYTVDLVEFEKKKPQKKAKAAQVAAKKEEPKPKPKPEPKPEPKPEPKPEPKPVVEKKAAPPPPQKKIEAPKVVKAPEPKQEPPEVKAPIEPAKEEAPPPPPQAEPTEVAKGEPEPVAESTVDLDAEYITPELKWYIEIIRRKVWQNWIEPLHALRLGTSARVVIRFEIGRDGSLVSEPVVFESSNIFELDQSGYRAVLRSAPFPPLPEGYTGTSLGVRFGFAYGESA
- the tolB gene encoding Tol-Pal system beta propeller repeat protein TolB; this translates as MKYLFVKILFVFLLVSWPVALRGESDIIIDIIEPGTAKIKIGIPPIVLDPGTRLQTTANAAAEFAQVLRDDLDFTGIFEVYPSPPINVRVSQGEFVPLKSWVPLDVQAAFQGRCKETGGAVAFECELYDVESESRIVGKSYKGTTRDVRTIAHAFSDEIVYRYTGKPGIAHTSIAYTREKGGSKEIHIMNYDGHGSYQLTYDKSIALSPSWSPDGTKIVFTSYRDHNPDVYLIDLKARSSKRISAYVGLNTTPVFSPDGKTVALTLSKDGNPELYLLALKDGSLTRLTRNSAADTSPSWSPNGREIAFVSDRSGSPQVYIVDREGVYVRRLTYSGSYNTSPDWSPQGDRIAYVSMVNGKPDIFTIGPTGADARRITTNGGNEDPVWSPDGKYIAFSGKRNGVRDIYLMRADGSGIKQVTFGGGDHMSPAWSS
- the pal gene encoding peptidoglycan-associated lipoprotein Pal, with the protein product MFTVTSIGIGCARKSGAVTAKFPEESKSAAATTSTADKEAEARLGEGAATGFEEGDLALLQSNRPGDLVFTDAGESLKSVYFDYDSSALSPEAKATLEQVAQWLKQNPTKNIRIEGNCDERGTTEYNLALGERRSLAARRYLISLGISSDRIFTISYGEEKPAVDGHDESAWKFNRRDDFAISL
- the ybgF gene encoding tol-pal system protein YbgF, which codes for MEHLSKAWLLGVCVLSYFFMGQAGCQTLTSQEDITYIRSDLVRMRRDIEEIKQDLNAPDASSNQDILRNQAAQREALIELHEGQQRLESKTEESSYQLESLKQELTNLKLNLVNQMEALRAMSKPVQPPPAAGQPYSSQQPPAQSPLSSTPASPQQPGPVQAAPQRQIPSPPPVPAIPPVPSPSVAPSMPPVPPVPSAPSSPQAQAIPSQDAGDVRVAPPPVDVIDYTKLYDTAYEDYVRQKYSLARSEFEEYLRRFPETDLADNAQYWIGECYFAEGKYEEAANSFKLVVERYPTGNKVPRALLKAGYAFLQLGRDSDAKEMFQQVIDAYPLSSEADQAKIKLRALQE